Genomic DNA from Halococcus salifodinae DSM 8989:
CGCCGATGAGGAGGCAGTGTTCCCACCGGAACGCTGGGCGGCGACCTTCCGGTCGCACGCCTAGCGGATCCTCAAACGGCTCAGCGACTACCTCGGCTATTCGCCACCACCGCTGTTGGAACGGATGGCAGCCGACGCCCAGAAGATCCATCAACAGCGTCCAGTCCTACAGGAACGGTTCGCTACCGCCGCTCAACCGACCGCTGGAGTTAGCTAAAGACGGATGATTCTATGGCCAGCGTTATAACTCGTCACTGGCAAATACAGGATAAGGTGTTCACAGCGTATGTTCAACCGAGTACTCCTCCCGACGGACGGTAGCGACGCAGTCACGCCAGCGGTTGAGACAGCGATTGATATTGCCGAAACGTACGGTGCAAAACTCCACGTCCTCTTCATCGTTGACCCGCCCTCCTCAGTTTCCAGTACAAGTGATGGGTTCACCGGTCTGGACAATCTCTTAGATGGGCTTGAGGAAGAAGGCCAACACGCCACAGGCAAGGTTGCGGATAAAGCGAAAGACAGTGATATCGAGACAGAAACCGCTGTTCGGCGAGGAAATCCTCACGACGATATCCTCACGTATGCTACTGAGAACGAGATCGCCCTGATTGTCATGGGTACTCACGGTAGAACAGGTGTCAAACGGGCACTGCTGGGGAGCGTAACTGAAGATGTGGTTCGTCACTCCGAGATTCCGGTCTTAACTGTGCACCGAGAACC
This window encodes:
- a CDS encoding universal stress protein, which codes for MFNRVLLPTDGSDAVTPAVETAIDIAETYGAKLHVLFIVDPPSSVSSTSDGFTGLDNLLDGLEEEGQHATGKVADKAKDSDIETETAVRRGNPHDDILTYATENEIALIVMGTHGRTGVKRALLGSVTEDVVRHSEIPVLTVHREPEE